A genome region from Coffea arabica cultivar ET-39 chromosome 7e, Coffea Arabica ET-39 HiFi, whole genome shotgun sequence includes the following:
- the LOC113702494 gene encoding large ribosomal subunit protein P2B-like: MKVVTAYLLALLGGNTCPSAKDIKAILASIGADVDDEKIDLLLSQMDGKDITKMIAASREKLASVPAGGGAGVAVAAAAAGGAAAAPAAEDKKEEKVEEKEESDDDMGFSLFD, encoded by the coding sequence ATGAAGGTGGTCACCGCATATTTGTTGGCCTTGTTGGGAGGAAACACCTGTCCCTCTGCCAAGGATATTAAGGCCATCCTTGCTTCCATTGGAGCTGATGTTGATGATGAAAAAATCGATTTGCTTTTATCTCAAATGGATGGTAAGGATATCACAAAGATGATTGCAGCTAGTAGGGAGAAGTTGGCTTCAGTACCCGCTGGTGGTGGTGCTGGTGTTGCAGTTGCTGCTGCTGCAGCTGGAGGTGCTGCCGCTGCACCTGCTGCTGAGGATAAGAAAGAGGAGAAAGTAGAAGAGAAAGAGGAGTCCGATGATGATATGGGCTTCAGTCTTTTTGACTAA